One part of the Malus sylvestris chromosome 2, drMalSylv7.2, whole genome shotgun sequence genome encodes these proteins:
- the LOC126611123 gene encoding uncharacterized protein LOC126611123, with protein sequence MNLEDLDATSQAPSRPNRFVPRSSKAKPKPKSEPVAKQEPVPKSEPELKPSRKELDARIVKKKDEEGSAPKAEDSNGGLKTENGDVSKEDDPMEEDELEDEVVREIDVFFNPKIDDNSKLYVLQYPLRPWWRPYELESRCEEVRLNPATSEMEIDLSLDRDPKNFDEDCASRLKMTKQTLSTTWKPPGTSGYAVGVLMGNKLHLNPVHAVVQLRPSLDHLNSGGSKRKNSVKGDAEVTVKLEDSGQEKSIGPSKMQNKRMESSTEKKIEDEESWVPLRYHSSESDFSARYLRKMVGQESSPIQFTMSPHDYVDSLCPRTCKGSSRRSLLSLPLEERIKKLIVEEPVARRFSDLKKYFAPDHTAEELLDVLQKHAQLLLSSGLWVPKTLLLYPNKDDKGLDTNHISTKDHKDRQTARNYILNLFRKNPVISNSQLDLQEGIRTHVYESLRMLAVSRPSTQDWKFKEQPDMSFMERYPDIVKTQEQNWDRIEEKLRIAFKSNTDRYLKSASMTTTRGKPLNSDKGTTKATSEVHTGGRTMSDETRAALQEAIKEVFQEHKVCNFQLIRRGLSDLAVRTSTLPKVDPRSKKVTAAQYGVQAPPHELQKVISEIAIDIHGSYVLKSSPDHPEHDKLRKVVMDLLCAKGPNAKLKRGEVSEATKISLGKEFTANEFSKVINEFCVSSGSSWVLKKGDGGN encoded by the exons ATGAACCTCGAAGACCTCGATGCGACCAGCCAGGCCCCTTCCCGGCCCAACCGGTTCGTGCCCCGGTCCTCCAAGGCCAAGCCTAAACCCAAATCCGAACCCGTCGCCAAACAAGAACCGGTCCCGAAGTCCGAGCCAGAGCTCAAACCTTCACGAAAAGAACTGGACGCCCGGATTGTGAAGAAGAAAGACGAAGAAGGAAGCGCGCCGAAGGCCGAAGACTCAAATGGCGGTTTGAAAACCGAAAACGGCGACGTATCGAAAGAGGATGATCCTATGGAAGAAGACGAACTGGAAGACGAGGTCGTGCGGGAAATCGACGTCTTCTTCAATCCGAAAATCGATGACAACTCTAAG TTGTATGTATTGCAATATCCTCTGAGGCCGTGGTGGCGGCCTTACGAGTTGGAGAGCCGGTGCGAGGAGGTGAGGCTGAACCCCGCCACTTCAGaaatggagattgatttgtctCTCGATCGGGACCCGAAGAATTTCGATGAAGATTGCGCTAGTAGATTGAAAATGACAAAGCAG ACTTTGTCTACAACATGGAAGCCGCCTGGCACAAGTGGCTATGCTGTTGGTGTTTTGATGGGCAATAAG TTACACTTGAATCCTGTTCACGCGGTTGTACAGCTTCGACCCTCATTGGATCATTTGAACTCTGGTGGCTCTAAAAGGAAGAACAGTGTCAAAGGGGATGCAGAAGTTACAGTTAAGTTGGAAGACTCTGGACAAGAAAAATCCATTGGTCCATCAAAGATGCAG AACAAGCGGATGGAGTCTTCAACtgagaaaaaaattgaagatgaaGAG AGTTGGGTTCCACTTCGGTATCATAGCTCAGAAAGTGACTTCTCGGCCAGATATTTACGGAAGATGGTGGGGCAAGAAAGTTCACCTATACAATTTACAATGAGCCC GCATGACTATGTTGACTCCTTATGTCCTAGAACGTGCAAAGGTTCTTCAAGAAG GTCTCTGCTTTCCCTGCCTCTGGAAGAGCGTATCAAGAAGTTGATTGTTGAG GAACCTGTAGCACGCCGGTTCAGTGATCTTAAGAAGTACTTTGCTCCCGATCACACCGCGGAAGAACTTCTGGATGTTCTTCAGAAGCATGCTCAGTTGTTGCTGTCCTCTGGTCTTTGGGTTCCAAAAACCTTATTATTATATCCAAATAAAGATGATAAAGGCTTGGATACAAATCATATATCAACTAAAGATCATAAAGATCGGCAGACAGCTAGAAATTACATCCTGAATTTATTTCGGAAGAATCCTGTAATCAGTAATTCACAGCTAGACCTCCAAGAGGGCATTAGAACTCATGTGTATGAATCCCTTAGAATGTTAGCTGTCTCAAGACCTTCCACTCAAGATTGGAAATTCAAAGAGCAACCAGATATGTCATTCATGGAACGCTACCCGGACATTGTTAAAACCCAAGAACAGAACTGGGACAGGATTGAAGAAAAGTTGAGGATAGCCTTTAAATCTAATACTGACCGTTATTTGAAGAGTGCTAGTATGACTACCACGCGTGGCAAACCACTGAATTCTGATAAAGGTACGACAAAAGCTACAAGTGAAGTTCACACTGGGGGAAGAACCATGTCAGATGAAACTCGAGCAGCTCTGCAAGAGGCTATAAAGGAGGTTTTTCAAGAACACAAGGTTTGCAA CTTTCAATTGATACGTAGAGGATTAAGTGATCTGGCAGTCAGAACATCTACTCTTCCAAAGGTTGATCCTAGAAGTAAAAAAGTGACGGCTGCACAATATGGAGTTCAGGCTCCTCCACATGAGCTGCAGAAAGTAATAAGTGAAATTGCGATAGACATACATGGTTCGTATGTCTTGAAATCATCACCAGATCACCCAGAGCATGACAAATTGAG GAAGGTTGTTATGGATCTTCTATGTGCAAAAGGACCTAATGCTAAGCTTAAAAGGGGTGAGGTTTCTGAAGCAACTAAGATTTCTCTTGGGAAGGAATTCACTGCTAACGAATTCAGCAAG GTCATTAATGAGTTCTGCGTGTCCAGCGGTTCTTCATGGGTCTTAAAAAAGGGTGATGGCGGGAACTGA